The following are encoded in a window of Bacteroidota bacterium genomic DNA:
- a CDS encoding T9SS type A sorting domain-containing protein — MRISYLLSLTFILIFSGNVFSSGHTVTTTVVSNVSCNGMCNGVAYATVSGGVGPFQYQWNTNPVQNSQTISGLCAGTYSVVVTDMDDNSTSTAIVTITQPSVFFTSISPGNQTICEGQSVSLFAATTGGTNPYTFNWSPSTGINSPNQSTVVASPVSTTTYTVTITDAQGCTATDNVTITVNPIPLVSINPPQATICAGTSITLFGFPETGGGSFAWNTGETTSQISVSPNTPTTFSLQYTLNGCMSSASAFINVQNIFVSLQSTPATCNASDGSISLAVTGGSPPYSFLWSNGSTTQSQNNLPAGTYSVTVTDANGCSTTASSSVTNSGAFTLSGNVINASCASSCDGSIEVTVSGGTPPFTYLWTPSGNTVPTMQGLCPGNYSITVTDNSGCQNAQSFTVNSVSNLVATMVTNGSTCNGNTGSANVMVSGGTSPYSYQWNPIVGTGNTANNLSAGTYTVIVTDNVGCTFTTSGVVSNSSNLTVNIGNTSACSNGGGTANAWSSGGTPPYSYLWNNSSTDSIITNLTPGTYSVTVTDQAGCSFSISTVIQSNWGLYVSGSSTPSNCSSGGSVSTYIYGGTAPYNYSWNTVPVQTSSTAIDLPSGLYTVNIMDQNGCTGTGNFAIQNLQTNFIHGKIYTDLNGNCQFDVGEPVISNKMVIATGNQIYYGWTNSNGDYSISVPSGNYSVSSNFSQQYYQNNCSPNGIPVNFVGLCDTISSINIGVTEIPDFNNLAVYLSVGGANPGFTNYVWITAKNLGNTSLNAVVKLNYDSILSYINASPAPTLQVYPEITWNIPNFAPNQVNYYTIQLQMPTPANGGTLGDILNYTATIEPFSGDQDLSNNTANATRIVTGSYDPNEKLVFPKGDGPEGTIQPSDSLFTYTIFFQNTGTDTAFTVVVMDTIKYPLILETIELGGASHPYTFDVTSEGVLVWTFNQIMLVDSNANEPASHGFCNFRMKTLANLAPLEQIINTADIYFDFNPPIITNTVVNTIANPATLIKTENSTAGLHVFPNPMQESASIVIGDEALGNVFTISMYDVYGHLIYKINTTNRKNEISSKGLSNGIYFLTIDSDNGFFGKSKIVVTE; from the coding sequence ATGAGAATTTCATACTTACTCTCCCTAACATTTATTTTAATTTTTTCGGGGAATGTTTTTTCCTCAGGCCATACTGTTACTACTACAGTTGTATCAAATGTAAGCTGCAATGGGATGTGCAATGGTGTTGCTTATGCTACGGTTTCTGGAGGAGTTGGTCCCTTTCAATACCAGTGGAATACAAATCCTGTTCAAAACAGTCAAACAATTTCCGGATTATGTGCTGGAACTTATAGTGTGGTAGTAACGGATATGGATGATAACTCTACTTCAACTGCGATAGTTACCATAACCCAACCTTCCGTTTTTTTCACCTCAATTTCTCCTGGAAACCAAACTATTTGTGAAGGACAATCTGTGAGTTTATTTGCCGCAACCACCGGTGGAACAAATCCATATACCTTTAACTGGAGTCCCTCAACTGGTATCAATTCACCAAATCAATCAACAGTAGTTGCCAGTCCGGTTTCTACCACAACATATACAGTAACAATAACTGACGCTCAGGGTTGTACTGCTACTGATAATGTAACTATTACAGTAAATCCCATCCCTCTTGTTTCAATTAATCCACCTCAAGCAACAATTTGCGCAGGCACTTCTATTACCCTTTTTGGTTTTCCTGAAACAGGTGGAGGCTCTTTTGCTTGGAATACAGGAGAAACCACATCACAAATTTCAGTTTCTCCTAATACCCCAACTACCTTTTCCCTTCAATATACTTTAAATGGATGCATGAGTTCAGCCTCTGCTTTTATAAATGTACAAAACATTTTTGTCAGCCTTCAGTCTACCCCAGCCACTTGCAATGCTTCAGATGGCTCAATATCTTTAGCTGTTACCGGTGGAAGCCCTCCTTATTCATTTCTGTGGTCAAATGGGTCAACAACACAATCCCAAAACAATTTGCCTGCAGGAACATATTCTGTAACTGTTACTGATGCAAATGGTTGTTCAACAACTGCAAGCTCAAGTGTTACAAACAGTGGAGCATTTACCCTAAGTGGAAATGTAATCAATGCCAGTTGCGCCTCAAGTTGTGACGGTAGTATTGAAGTGACTGTTTCTGGTGGGACTCCGCCATTTACTTATTTATGGACTCCTTCTGGAAATACTGTACCTACAATGCAAGGTTTATGCCCTGGCAATTATTCTATTACTGTAACAGACAATTCCGGATGCCAGAACGCTCAATCATTTACTGTTAATTCTGTTTCAAACCTGGTAGCAACAATGGTAACTAATGGTAGCACTTGCAATGGCAATACTGGTTCTGCAAACGTAATGGTTTCAGGAGGAACTTCTCCTTATTCCTATCAATGGAACCCTATAGTGGGAACAGGAAACACAGCAAATAATTTAAGTGCAGGTACTTATACTGTAATAGTTACCGATAATGTAGGATGTACTTTTACTACCTCTGGAGTTGTTTCAAATTCTTCAAACCTCACAGTTAATATTGGCAACACCTCTGCTTGCAGTAATGGTGGTGGAACGGCAAATGCATGGAGTTCCGGTGGCACTCCTCCCTATTCTTATTTATGGAACAATTCAAGTACAGATTCGATTATTACCAATCTCACGCCAGGAACATACAGTGTAACAGTTACAGATCAAGCTGGATGCTCTTTTTCAATAAGTACAGTTATACAATCAAACTGGGGCTTGTATGTTTCTGGAAGTAGTACTCCTTCCAATTGTTCATCAGGGGGTTCCGTTTCAACTTATATTTATGGAGGAACAGCTCCTTATAACTATTCCTGGAATACTGTTCCGGTTCAAACAAGTTCCACAGCAATTGATCTTCCTTCTGGTCTTTATACAGTTAATATTATGGATCAAAACGGTTGCACTGGCACCGGAAATTTCGCTATCCAAAATTTGCAAACAAACTTTATTCATGGAAAAATATATACTGATTTGAATGGAAATTGCCAATTTGATGTAGGTGAACCTGTAATTTCAAATAAAATGGTTATAGCCACGGGCAATCAAATCTATTATGGTTGGACCAATAGCAACGGGGATTATAGTATTAGTGTTCCCTCAGGTAATTACAGTGTGAGTTCAAATTTTAGTCAGCAATATTATCAAAACAATTGTAGTCCAAATGGAATCCCTGTTAATTTTGTAGGCCTTTGTGATACCATTTCAAGCATCAACATAGGTGTAACCGAAATTCCTGATTTCAATAACCTTGCAGTTTATTTAAGCGTTGGAGGAGCAAATCCAGGATTTACGAATTACGTTTGGATTACGGCAAAAAACCTGGGAAATACAAGCCTTAATGCGGTAGTAAAATTAAATTATGATTCCATTCTTTCTTATATAAATGCCTCACCAGCTCCTACTTTGCAGGTGTACCCGGAAATTACCTGGAACATTCCAAATTTTGCTCCCAACCAAGTAAATTATTATACAATTCAGTTACAAATGCCAACACCTGCAAATGGAGGAACACTAGGTGACATATTAAACTACACTGCCACCATTGAACCCTTTTCAGGAGATCAGGATCTTTCTAACAATACTGCAAATGCAACAAGAATTGTAACGGGCTCCTATGATCCTAATGAAAAACTTGTTTTCCCTAAAGGAGATGGGCCAGAAGGAACTATTCAACCCTCTGATTCTCTTTTTACCTATACCATATTTTTTCAGAATACCGGAACAGATACAGCTTTCACTGTGGTTGTAATGGATACAATTAAATATCCTTTAATTCTTGAAACCATTGAATTAGGAGGGGCAAGTCATCCTTATACTTTTGATGTGACTTCTGAGGGAGTTCTTGTGTGGACTTTTAACCAAATTATGCTGGTGGACAGTAATGCTAATGAGCCCGCAAGTCATGGTTTTTGCAACTTTAGAATGAAAACTCTGGCCAATCTTGCCCCTTTAGAACAAATTATCAATACCGCAGATATTTATTTCGATTTTAATCCTCCTATTATTACAAATACAGTAGTTAATACAATTGCAAATCCTGCTACCTTAATTAAAACAGAAAACAGCACAGCTGGTTTACATGTTTTCCCAAATCCAATGCAAGAATCTGCATCCATTGTAATTGGAGATGAGGCATTGGGAAATGTTTTCACTATTTCAATGTATGATGTTTATGGACATTTAATCTATAAAATAAATACAACAAACCGCAAAAATGAAATTTCTTCCAAAGGTTTATCAAATGGGATTTATTTCTTAACAATTGATTCAGATAATGGCTTTTTTGGAAAAAGCAAAATTGTTGTAACAGAATAA